A genome region from Arthrobacter sp. SLBN-100 includes the following:
- a CDS encoding GAP1-N2 domain-containing protein produces MADNWASPPEGALRWGQLTYASFDPDNGAGGWQVTSTAGGLSDGEIEALRQRIVTRFDSDIQLGAFPNAVELQAMPRRLTYINDGQGCGAYWHSTMAGRDSTGRPGNVFSHVLLDRSTAQLTPAIRPIEIWRSPGLLCPFGPEQVREAVLSDDTSPTFGAGLGREDVLDFLFDQSEWRVGLLSALLDAVSAAMNGGPGVVLVTDSAENAALWIAAVSRLAPADWVRRMNFSVYERAAGLDTVFDRGVHLVGVPRADAGALRQQSVFTVLDEHEVPDLGEVGGRQHRTQSGSLITPTHWSALAQAALVDRATFSAATSMMDDVADRVGDTGPEPSWALAMVALRLPDIFGDYDAEAAAVVARHSPDSLGGDEELMQLARNTMQRGNGGSAGETWAELDQDSASRLMRQVLMQAYLQRSLEDDEWLAQTGAIPLPPDYRVEYSTPEARQAARSAILTLQRKFTDDDSPKLPTTAIRTLDFIHRAGLVDAEDRSGESLEDSIAEILERILFDVVDDDDRAKALVSDTGALVDDSLRRKVLAAVENCVRFRTQPAGNRVPPAFCDWLFGALPASGIPNVPSDRNAVVPPMAVEHAIWLCRNGRGQIGGARAVAAAGVMEPGQIEVVADSVLTQIFVTEPPWRASELLFLEQRFPGELLPRFFSKALLKEEWSESLAELIGAVLDRKITAPDCPDSPDLPFARLRLMARQPWAVGHPGEVQVQADWILNTAVHAVTAVQGRLEQVELTALVLEAAVIAVANPRNRLELPREVRNLVAGHVAVQEDGVSDFLHACVDSRVLGQAEIEELTRLAIVTTPGYPGREDVLGDFLSDVMVLAGSERVRLLEVPIRHAVRTGRTDPQSMCDSILTKNWNQTFNTASERLVEKVYEERQKFSREWWKKLRQEAGFTDLDPAKPARFGGFMSAIRKDR; encoded by the coding sequence GTGGCCGATAATTGGGCAAGTCCGCCAGAGGGCGCGCTCCGGTGGGGTCAACTGACCTATGCATCCTTTGATCCGGACAACGGGGCAGGCGGTTGGCAGGTAACCAGCACGGCCGGAGGCCTCAGCGACGGCGAGATCGAGGCGCTGCGGCAGCGGATAGTCACGAGGTTCGACTCGGACATTCAGCTGGGTGCATTTCCCAATGCGGTTGAGCTTCAGGCCATGCCCCGCCGGCTAACGTACATCAATGATGGCCAAGGCTGTGGCGCCTACTGGCACAGCACGATGGCGGGGCGGGACTCCACAGGAAGGCCCGGCAACGTCTTTAGCCACGTTCTCCTGGATCGGTCCACGGCGCAGCTGACGCCGGCCATCCGGCCGATCGAAATCTGGCGTTCCCCCGGTTTGCTGTGTCCCTTTGGACCGGAGCAAGTGCGCGAGGCGGTGCTGAGCGACGACACCAGTCCAACGTTCGGGGCAGGCTTGGGCCGGGAGGACGTTCTCGACTTCCTCTTCGACCAGAGCGAATGGCGGGTGGGCTTACTCAGTGCCCTGCTGGACGCAGTGTCTGCCGCGATGAACGGCGGCCCCGGCGTCGTATTGGTTACGGACTCCGCGGAGAACGCCGCCCTGTGGATCGCGGCCGTCAGCAGGTTGGCGCCCGCTGACTGGGTCCGGCGTATGAATTTTTCAGTCTATGAGCGGGCTGCAGGGCTCGACACCGTTTTCGACCGGGGCGTGCACCTGGTCGGTGTCCCACGTGCCGACGCAGGCGCCCTCCGACAGCAGTCAGTGTTCACCGTTCTGGACGAACACGAAGTACCGGACCTTGGCGAAGTGGGCGGCCGGCAACATCGAACCCAATCAGGTTCCCTTATTACGCCGACCCACTGGTCAGCGCTCGCCCAAGCGGCGTTGGTGGACCGGGCAACTTTTTCTGCAGCCACCTCCATGATGGACGACGTCGCGGACCGTGTCGGCGATACGGGCCCGGAGCCCAGTTGGGCTCTGGCGATGGTTGCCCTGCGGCTGCCGGACATCTTCGGAGACTACGATGCCGAGGCAGCGGCAGTCGTCGCGCGCCACTCACCAGATTCCTTGGGCGGCGATGAAGAGCTGATGCAGCTTGCCCGGAACACCATGCAGCGGGGCAACGGCGGCTCCGCCGGTGAAACATGGGCGGAGCTTGATCAGGACAGTGCGTCCAGACTGATGCGGCAGGTCTTAATGCAGGCCTATCTGCAGCGCTCGCTTGAGGACGATGAGTGGTTGGCGCAAACGGGGGCGATTCCGCTACCGCCAGATTACCGCGTGGAGTACAGCACACCGGAAGCGCGGCAGGCGGCACGGTCGGCGATCCTGACGCTGCAGCGGAAGTTCACCGATGACGATTCCCCAAAGCTCCCCACTACGGCCATCAGGACATTGGATTTCATCCATCGCGCCGGACTCGTTGACGCGGAGGACCGTTCCGGCGAATCCCTCGAAGATTCCATCGCAGAAATCCTCGAGCGAATTCTCTTCGATGTTGTCGATGATGATGACAGGGCAAAAGCACTTGTGTCCGACACGGGGGCTCTTGTGGACGACTCGCTGCGACGGAAAGTCCTGGCGGCCGTCGAAAACTGTGTGAGGTTCCGTACTCAGCCGGCCGGTAACCGGGTTCCCCCGGCTTTTTGTGACTGGTTGTTTGGTGCACTCCCGGCCTCGGGGATCCCCAATGTACCCTCGGACCGCAATGCCGTAGTACCTCCTATGGCTGTGGAGCACGCAATCTGGCTCTGCCGAAACGGCCGGGGCCAGATTGGTGGAGCCCGGGCTGTGGCAGCGGCCGGAGTCATGGAACCAGGACAAATCGAGGTCGTGGCCGATTCGGTTCTGACCCAGATATTCGTGACCGAACCGCCGTGGCGTGCGTCGGAACTGCTATTTCTGGAACAGAGATTCCCCGGCGAGCTGCTTCCCCGATTCTTCTCCAAGGCATTGTTGAAGGAGGAATGGTCCGAGTCGCTGGCTGAGCTGATCGGTGCTGTCTTGGACCGCAAAATCACTGCCCCGGACTGCCCGGACTCCCCGGATCTGCCATTTGCCAGACTGCGGCTCATGGCCAGGCAACCGTGGGCAGTGGGTCATCCTGGCGAGGTACAGGTCCAAGCCGACTGGATCCTGAACACGGCCGTGCATGCTGTGACGGCCGTGCAAGGCCGCCTGGAACAGGTGGAACTGACCGCGCTGGTGCTCGAAGCTGCAGTGATCGCCGTCGCCAACCCGCGGAACCGCCTCGAGCTGCCCCGTGAAGTGCGGAACCTGGTCGCCGGCCATGTTGCCGTTCAGGAAGATGGGGTTTCAGATTTTCTTCACGCCTGCGTGGATTCCCGAGTGCTGGGCCAAGCGGAAATTGAGGAATTGACTCGCTTGGCGATCGTGACGACGCCCGGCTATCCGGGCCGGGAGGACGTCCTGGGCGACTTCCTGTCCGACGTGATGGTACTTGCAGGGTCCGAGCGCGTCCGGCTGCTGGAAGTGCCCATCCGCCATGCCGTCAGAACGGGCCGGACAGATCCGCAATCAATGTGCGACTCGATCCTAACGAAAAACTGGAACCAGACCTTCAATACTGCCTCCGAACGCCTTGTGGAAAAGGTTTACGAGGAGCGCCAGAAATTCTCCCGGGAATGGTGGAAAAAGCTCCGCCAGGAAGCGGGATTCACTGATCTGGATCCTGCGAAACCGGCACGTTTCGGCGGGTTTATGTCCGCAATTAGAAAGGATCGATGA